In a single window of the Verrucomicrobiia bacterium genome:
- a CDS encoding GDP-mannose 4,6-dehydratase, giving the protein MIRVLITGASGFAGHYLLGLLKCSPKTEVFAAYCTHRVPDWPARRQVRLDLTRRESAREAVRKIRPHEIYHLSAQSIPRLSWQMQAQTTAVNTAGTVHLLEAVREHAPRARIMFASTNQVYGRTFRTKPCLKEDDLQWPENPYAATKSMAELACFNFAAVHDLDVVIARPFNHLGAGQSDKLVFSDWCRQVAMAEAGRQPPVLGVGNLDATRDFLHVEDVVRAYVLLMKKGKAGEAYNICTGRGRLLKQYVHYLLSRARVPMKFKVEKSRLRKDDPRVMAADPRKIRRLGWKPRKTALNALDDMLEYWRGKVRA; this is encoded by the coding sequence GTGATCCGCGTCCTGATCACCGGTGCAAGCGGTTTCGCGGGGCACTATCTGCTCGGCCTTCTCAAGTGCTCTCCGAAGACCGAAGTTTTTGCCGCCTATTGCACGCACCGCGTTCCCGATTGGCCGGCCCGGCGCCAGGTGCGCCTCGACCTGACGCGGCGCGAAAGCGCGCGCGAGGCCGTGCGGAAAATCCGTCCCCATGAAATCTACCATCTCTCGGCGCAAAGCATCCCGCGCCTTTCCTGGCAAATGCAGGCGCAGACCACCGCGGTGAACACCGCCGGCACGGTCCATCTCCTCGAAGCCGTGCGCGAGCATGCGCCCCGGGCCCGCATTATGTTCGCCTCGACGAACCAGGTCTACGGCCGCACGTTCCGCACGAAGCCGTGCCTGAAGGAAGACGACCTGCAATGGCCGGAAAATCCTTACGCGGCCACAAAGTCCATGGCCGAGCTGGCCTGCTTCAATTTCGCGGCGGTCCATGATCTTGACGTCGTGATCGCGCGGCCTTTCAATCACCTCGGCGCAGGGCAGTCGGACAAGCTCGTTTTTTCCGATTGGTGCCGCCAGGTGGCGATGGCGGAAGCGGGCCGGCAGCCGCCGGTCCTGGGTGTCGGGAACCTTGACGCCACGCGCGATTTTCTTCATGTCGAAGACGTGGTTCGGGCCTACGTGCTGCTCATGAAAAAAGGAAAAGCCGGAGAGGCCTACAACATCTGCACGGGGCGGGGGCGCCTGCTCAAGCAGTACGTGCACTATCTTTTGTCGCGCGCGCGCGTGCCCATGAAGTTCAAAGTGGAAAAATCACGGCTGCGCAAAGACGACCCGCGCGTCATGGCCGCGGATCCGCGGAAGATCCGGCGGCTTGGCTGGAAACCGCGCAAAACCGCCCTGAACGCTCTGGACGACATGCTGGAATACTGGCGGGGGAAGGTGCGCGCATGA
- the gmd gene encoding GDP-mannose 4,6-dehydratase: MAEKRKALITGITGQDGSYLAEFLLSKGYRVYGVVRRSSTETFERIQHLMGRIEIVQADLLDQLSLINTLRKIKPREVYNLAAQSFVPTSFEQPVLTGEFTAMGVTRMLEAIKLTDPKRIRFYQASSSEMFGLTDHSPQHMTTPFHPRSPYGVAKLYGHWITINYRESYGIYAASGILFNHESPRRGKEFVTRKITYGVARIKHGLARHLDLGNLKAKRDWGFAGDYVRAMWLMLQQPKPEDFLVATGETHTVEEFVRLAFEHAGLNWKEHVRIRPSLYRPAEVHVLCGDARESRRKLKWKPEVSFSQLIRMMVDHDMRVVEEEKGAG; encoded by the coding sequence ATGGCTGAAAAAAGAAAGGCGTTGATCACGGGGATTACCGGGCAGGACGGCTCATACCTCGCGGAGTTTCTCCTTTCCAAAGGTTACCGTGTTTACGGCGTTGTCCGCCGCTCCAGCACCGAGACCTTTGAGCGCATCCAGCACCTCATGGGGCGCATCGAAATCGTGCAGGCCGACCTGCTCGACCAGCTCTCGCTCATCAACACGCTGCGCAAGATCAAGCCGAGGGAAGTCTACAACCTCGCGGCCCAGTCGTTTGTTCCGACGTCCTTCGAGCAGCCCGTTCTCACCGGCGAATTCACGGCCATGGGCGTGACGCGCATGCTCGAAGCCATCAAGTTGACGGACCCGAAGCGCATCCGCTTTTACCAGGCCTCTTCCAGCGAAATGTTCGGCCTGACGGACCATTCCCCGCAGCACATGACGACGCCGTTTCATCCGCGCAGCCCTTACGGCGTGGCCAAGCTTTACGGGCATTGGATCACGATCAATTACCGCGAAAGCTACGGCATCTACGCCGCCTCCGGCATCCTGTTCAACCACGAATCCCCGCGTCGCGGAAAAGAATTCGTCACGCGCAAGATCACCTACGGTGTCGCGCGCATCAAGCACGGCCTGGCCCGGCATCTGGATCTCGGCAACCTGAAGGCCAAGCGCGACTGGGGCTTTGCGGGCGATTACGTGCGCGCCATGTGGCTGATGCTCCAGCAGCCGAAGCCGGAAGATTTTCTCGTGGCGACCGGGGAAACGCATACGGTCGAGGAATTCGTGCGCCTTGCCTTTGAGCACGCGGGCCTCAACTGGAAAGAGCACGTTCGCATTCGGCCTTCGCTTTACCGTCCCGCGGAAGTCCACGTCCTGTGCGGCGACGCCCGGGAATCCCGCCGCAAGCTCAAGTGGAAGCCCGAGGTGAGCTTCTCGCAGCTCATCCGCATGATGGTGGACCATGACATGCGCGTCGTCGAAGAGGAGAAAGGAGCGGGTTAA
- a CDS encoding UDP-glucuronic acid decarboxylase family protein — protein sequence MTEKVVLITGGAGFIGSHLSDHFLGKGYRVVCVDNFITGSRNNIQHLAGNKNFKLLEQNISDYIEYPDAVDYILHFASPASPIDYLQHPIPTLKVGALGTHNALGLAKAKKATLLLASTSEVYGDPLVHPQKEDYWGNVNPVGPRGVYDEAKRFAEAITMAYHNAHGLNTKIIRIFNTYGPRMRLRDGRAIPEFINAALSGQSIPVFGNGSQTRSFCYVSDLVAGIEKVLLSDLNTPVNLGNPNEMTILQLAETIIRMIGSASKIEYKPLPVDDPKIRQPDITRAKEKLGWSPKVPLEEGLKTTIEYFRQSLQQTTKR from the coding sequence ATGACAGAGAAAGTCGTTTTGATCACGGGCGGCGCGGGGTTCATCGGCTCCCATTTGTCCGACCATTTTCTGGGCAAGGGATACCGGGTCGTCTGCGTGGACAATTTCATCACGGGCAGCAGGAATAACATCCAGCACCTGGCCGGCAATAAGAACTTCAAGCTGCTCGAGCAGAACATCAGCGATTACATCGAATATCCGGACGCGGTGGATTACATCCTGCATTTTGCCTCGCCGGCCAGCCCCATCGATTATCTCCAGCACCCGATCCCGACGCTGAAAGTCGGCGCGCTCGGCACGCATAATGCGCTCGGCCTTGCCAAGGCCAAGAAAGCGACGCTGCTGCTGGCGTCCACTTCGGAAGTCTACGGCGATCCGCTCGTTCATCCGCAAAAGGAAGACTATTGGGGCAACGTCAATCCGGTGGGTCCGCGCGGCGTGTACGATGAAGCCAAGCGCTTCGCGGAAGCCATCACCATGGCCTACCACAACGCGCACGGCCTGAACACGAAGATCATCCGCATTTTCAACACGTACGGCCCGCGGATGCGTCTGCGCGACGGACGCGCCATTCCGGAATTCATCAATGCCGCGCTGTCCGGCCAGTCGATACCCGTTTTCGGCAACGGCAGCCAGACGCGCAGCTTCTGCTACGTGAGCGATCTCGTGGCGGGCATCGAAAAAGTCCTGCTCTCGGATTTGAACACCCCGGTCAATCTCGGCAATCCGAACGAGATGACGATCCTCCAGCTCGCGGAAACGATTATCCGCATGATCGGCAGCGCAAGCAAGATCGAGTACAAGCCTCTTCCGGTGGACGATCCGAAGATCCGCCAGCCCGACATCACCCGCGCCAAGGAAAAGCTCGGATGGTCGCCGAAAGTGCCTCTCGAAGAAGGCTTGAAGACGACGATCGAATATTTCCGCCAGAGCCTGCAGCAGACCACGAAGCGCTGA
- a CDS encoding UDP-glucose/GDP-mannose dehydrogenase family protein: protein MQKVAIIGAGYVGLVTGACFAHLGNKVVCVDNDLKKIKMLNAGKIPIYEPGLDRIVRQARKKKKITFTSNIGPAVQNSDIVFICVNTPPKDDGGADLSYVENVSREIAKNLKRYCLIVEKSTVPVQTGERVYQTILDHVRGVEFDVASNPEFLREGSAIEDFLAPDRVVIGVSSARAEKLLRQLYAPLKARMVVTDIKSAEIIKHASNSFLATKISFINSVARVCDAVGADVEKVAEGMGLDPRIGASFLKAGIGFGGFCFPKDLAAFLHMSHALGVPFNLLKEVLEINETQKQYYVKLIEKVLWNLRGKKVAMLGLAFKGNTDDMRFAPSIDIIEALQKEGVTIQAYDPQAMERAKPVLRGVKYAKDAYEACKGADAVALVTDWKEFKDLDWKRIKKSLHQPVILDGRNFLSPQEMKKLGFNYHAIGRKAF, encoded by the coding sequence ATGCAAAAAGTGGCCATTATCGGAGCGGGCTACGTCGGCTTGGTGACGGGCGCCTGCTTTGCTCATCTCGGAAACAAAGTCGTCTGCGTCGACAACGACCTCAAAAAAATCAAGATGCTGAATGCCGGAAAAATCCCGATTTACGAGCCCGGCCTCGACCGCATCGTCCGCCAGGCCCGCAAGAAAAAGAAGATCACCTTCACCTCGAACATCGGCCCGGCCGTGCAGAACTCCGACATCGTCTTCATCTGCGTGAACACGCCGCCGAAAGACGACGGGGGCGCGGACCTTTCCTACGTGGAAAACGTTTCGCGCGAGATCGCCAAGAACCTGAAGCGTTACTGCCTGATCGTCGAAAAGAGCACCGTGCCCGTGCAGACGGGTGAGCGCGTCTACCAGACTATCCTCGACCACGTGCGCGGCGTGGAGTTCGACGTCGCGTCCAACCCGGAATTCCTCCGCGAAGGCTCGGCCATCGAGGATTTTCTCGCTCCGGACCGCGTCGTGATTGGCGTCTCGAGCGCGCGCGCGGAGAAACTGCTGCGCCAGCTGTACGCGCCGTTGAAGGCGCGCATGGTGGTGACCGACATCAAAAGCGCGGAAATCATCAAGCACGCCTCGAATTCGTTCCTCGCGACAAAAATTTCTTTCATCAATTCCGTGGCGCGCGTCTGCGACGCCGTGGGCGCGGACGTCGAAAAAGTCGCCGAAGGCATGGGGCTCGACCCGCGCATCGGCGCAAGTTTTCTGAAAGCGGGCATCGGCTTCGGCGGTTTCTGCTTTCCCAAAGACCTGGCCGCGTTTCTCCACATGTCGCATGCGCTGGGCGTGCCGTTCAACCTTCTGAAGGAAGTGCTGGAGATCAACGAGACGCAGAAGCAGTACTACGTGAAACTCATCGAAAAGGTGCTGTGGAACCTGCGCGGCAAGAAAGTCGCGATGCTCGGCCTGGCCTTCAAAGGCAATACGGACGACATGCGGTTCGCGCCTTCCATTGATATTATCGAGGCGCTGCAGAAAGAGGGCGTGACCATCCAGGCCTATGATCCTCAGGCCATGGAACGGGCCAAGCCGGTGCTGCGCGGCGTCAAGTACGCCAAAGACGCTTACGAGGCCTGCAAAGGCGCGGACGCCGTGGCGCTCGTGACGGATTGGAAAGAGTTCAAAGATCTGGACTGGAAGCGGATCAAAAAGTCCCTGCACCAGCCCGTCATCCTCGACGGCCGCAACTTCCTTTCGCCGCAGGAAATGAAAAAGCTCGGTTTCAATTACCACGCCATCGGCCGCAAAGCCTTTTAA
- the lptD gene encoding LPS assembly protein LptD, translating into MIRRFVQMPVAFLLAGLLVAAPRARSAEPQQPASRSLPIENIYDDRDTQVETVADSLEYQKEQKKVIAKGNVVITHGSEKITADYAEVDRETKLAFAKGHVIVFQGESAVAKGEEIYYDFGKHSGNFPQGSLISYPWHCTGSDLKKVNQDTATAVDAVFTTCKGDKPPYEVHAKKVTIHDNDKMVARNVTIYSMGRPIFWWPYLVVPLQNRSMPFSVVAGYNDKFGAYVETKKGYSINRYLWGHLLADVHGKRGFGGGSDLSYDFGQYAHGEIRGYWTQDKEAPVPGGENPFSQTENRDRGRLSWWHRTDFDEYSNIQLRYHRLADEVFLQDFFEKEFRSEIEPQSFVTLTKNSPNYGFLVHATKKMNTFETLVEKLPEVRFDWKNQPLGIVPNVYYQNQTSYANLAKRYSRASHNEDVQRFDHFSEWSMPMKVKDIKVTPFLNARGTYYSREAQSDDDHFRTVGGWGLDVRNQYYKTFETQFDVAGIEVNRLRHVIEPYVTYEAFRSSVSDEKLDHFDQIDTIDDQDVVTLGFENRLQTKRVVRGRMQRVDLVSYNTYLSMSPNPGNVEKGASLITLGQEIVLRPYDWLQYELRYEHDFIRSEPHAFTQDFILRKGEKIRLLFGERLAADTVESEGTHQFVFEGLYTLNDRWKVGGYIRWEAVEMDLEEWQVTATRDFDCLLLDFGYNVRNSSIRSGNKELFFNLRLKHYPNYALRGGSNRASFSEPRIGETVNGANQFGRSMYAQDSLGPP; encoded by the coding sequence ATGATTCGCCGATTCGTCCAAATGCCTGTCGCCTTTCTTCTGGCAGGTCTTCTCGTCGCAGCGCCTCGTGCCCGTTCCGCAGAACCCCAGCAGCCCGCGTCCCGTTCGCTTCCCATCGAGAACATTTACGACGACCGCGATACTCAGGTCGAAACTGTCGCCGACTCCCTCGAATACCAGAAAGAACAGAAGAAGGTCATTGCCAAGGGCAATGTCGTCATTACCCACGGCAGCGAAAAAATCACCGCGGATTATGCCGAGGTCGACCGCGAAACCAAGCTGGCCTTTGCCAAGGGCCACGTTATCGTTTTCCAGGGCGAATCGGCCGTGGCCAAAGGCGAAGAGATTTATTACGACTTCGGCAAACACAGCGGCAATTTCCCCCAGGGCTCCCTCATCAGCTATCCCTGGCATTGCACGGGCAGCGATCTCAAAAAAGTAAATCAGGACACGGCCACGGCCGTCGACGCCGTCTTCACGACCTGCAAAGGCGACAAGCCTCCGTACGAAGTCCACGCCAAAAAAGTCACGATCCACGACAACGATAAAATGGTGGCGCGCAACGTCACGATTTATTCCATGGGCCGGCCGATTTTCTGGTGGCCTTATCTCGTGGTCCCGCTCCAGAACCGCAGCATGCCCTTCAGCGTGGTCGCCGGCTACAACGACAAATTCGGCGCCTACGTCGAAACGAAAAAAGGGTACAGCATCAACCGCTACCTCTGGGGGCATCTGCTCGCGGATGTGCACGGCAAACGCGGCTTCGGCGGCGGCTCGGACCTTTCCTACGATTTCGGGCAGTACGCGCACGGCGAAATCCGCGGCTATTGGACGCAGGACAAAGAAGCTCCGGTGCCGGGCGGGGAGAATCCCTTCTCGCAGACGGAAAACCGCGACCGCGGCCGCCTTTCGTGGTGGCACCGCACCGACTTCGACGAGTATTCCAACATCCAGCTCCGCTACCACCGTCTCGCCGACGAAGTTTTCCTGCAGGACTTTTTCGAGAAAGAGTTTCGCTCCGAAATCGAACCTCAATCCTTCGTGACGCTGACTAAAAATTCCCCGAACTACGGATTCTTGGTCCACGCGACCAAGAAGATGAACACCTTCGAAACCCTGGTTGAAAAACTTCCCGAGGTTCGCTTCGACTGGAAGAACCAGCCGCTGGGCATCGTGCCCAACGTTTATTATCAGAACCAGACGAGCTACGCGAATCTGGCCAAGCGCTATTCCCGCGCTTCGCACAACGAGGACGTGCAGCGCTTCGATCATTTCAGCGAATGGTCCATGCCCATGAAAGTCAAAGACATCAAAGTCACGCCGTTCCTCAACGCGCGCGGCACGTATTACAGCCGCGAAGCGCAGTCGGACGACGATCATTTCCGCACCGTGGGCGGGTGGGGCCTGGATGTCCGCAACCAGTATTACAAGACCTTTGAAACGCAGTTCGACGTGGCAGGCATCGAAGTCAACCGCCTGCGCCACGTGATCGAGCCGTACGTCACCTACGAGGCGTTCCGCTCCTCGGTGAGCGACGAGAAGCTCGACCATTTCGACCAGATCGACACGATCGACGACCAGGACGTGGTCACGCTCGGCTTTGAAAACCGCCTCCAGACCAAGCGCGTGGTCCGCGGCCGGATGCAGCGCGTGGACCTGGTCAGCTATAACACCTACCTCAGCATGTCGCCCAATCCGGGCAACGTCGAAAAAGGCGCGTCGCTCATCACGCTCGGCCAGGAAATCGTCCTGCGCCCCTACGACTGGCTGCAGTACGAACTGCGCTACGAGCACGATTTCATCCGCAGCGAGCCGCATGCCTTCACGCAGGATTTCATCCTGCGCAAGGGCGAGAAAATCAGGCTGCTCTTCGGCGAGCGCCTGGCCGCGGACACGGTAGAGAGCGAAGGCACGCATCAATTCGTCTTCGAGGGTCTTTACACGCTCAACGACCGCTGGAAAGTCGGCGGCTACATCCGCTGGGAAGCCGTGGAAATGGATCTCGAGGAATGGCAGGTCACGGCAACCCGCGATTTCGACTGCCTTCTCCTGGACTTCGGCTACAACGTCCGGAATTCTTCCATCCGCAGCGGCAATAAAGAGCTGTTTTTCAATCTTCGTTTGAAGCATTATCCCAACTACGCGCTTCGGGGCGGCAGTAACCGCGCCTCATTTTCCGAACCGCGTATCGGCGAGACCGTGAACGGCGCCAATCAATTCGGGCGCAGCATGTATGCGCAGGACAGCCTGGGTCCCCCCTAA
- a CDS encoding GGDEF domain-containing protein, translating into MFKRILIFIIFLMALPVLYFKAEELSLAYYALSSFMLLPMFYLYSERAIFLFRSSVAIFVICELYFLARFTEFEMLFLLVGHLGALGALIVYRRTWLYQLKLETDRNEELLRSWEMLKHKHQNRLENLQHLEKQAASLMDLFEMARDFSESLNYDVLAELIYKRVRPELPFQEMSLILNAEESKEALKPFRRYAITEKGVAFDDFEPPEPERNLMQKALEEKRLQLVDSKWLFPLAIENDVLAYLSVAGADQGDLAKFEVLVSHLVLQIKKIRLYETVRELSIVDSLTQVFVRRHCMDLFESELKRSMKHGFSLALLMLDIDHFKRYNDDFGHLVGDATLREVAAVLRSNLRKVDIVARYGGEEFLVIIPETGARGALEAAERIRSSIARHTFKVYDVVTKVTVSAGVAVYPQGTEKMPVNSEPGTLMRELIHQSDLALYRAKEEGRNRVVRYQDL; encoded by the coding sequence ATGTTTAAGCGCATCCTGATCTTCATCATCTTTCTGATGGCGCTCCCGGTCCTTTATTTCAAGGCCGAAGAGCTGAGCCTCGCGTATTACGCGCTGTCGTCCTTCATGCTGCTCCCGATGTTTTATCTTTATTCGGAGCGCGCGATCTTCCTTTTCCGTTCCAGTGTCGCCATTTTCGTGATCTGCGAACTGTATTTCCTGGCGCGCTTCACGGAATTCGAAATGCTTTTCCTGCTGGTGGGGCATCTGGGCGCGCTCGGCGCGCTCATCGTTTACCGGCGCACCTGGCTTTATCAGCTCAAACTGGAAACAGACCGGAATGAGGAACTCCTTCGCAGCTGGGAAATGCTCAAGCACAAGCACCAGAACCGCCTCGAGAACCTGCAGCATCTCGAAAAGCAGGCGGCCAGCCTCATGGACCTTTTCGAAATGGCCCGCGATTTCAGCGAGTCGCTGAATTACGACGTGCTGGCTGAACTCATCTACAAGCGCGTGCGCCCGGAACTTCCGTTCCAGGAGATGTCGCTCATCCTGAACGCGGAAGAATCCAAAGAAGCGCTGAAGCCGTTCCGGCGTTACGCGATCACGGAAAAAGGCGTGGCGTTCGACGACTTCGAGCCGCCCGAGCCGGAAAGAAACCTGATGCAGAAGGCTCTGGAGGAAAAGCGCCTGCAGCTGGTCGATTCCAAATGGCTGTTTCCTCTGGCGATCGAGAACGACGTGCTGGCGTATCTGAGCGTGGCCGGGGCCGATCAGGGCGATCTGGCAAAATTTGAAGTGCTGGTTTCGCACCTCGTGCTGCAGATCAAAAAAATCCGTCTTTACGAAACCGTCCGCGAGCTTTCCATCGTCGACAGCCTCACGCAGGTCTTTGTCCGGCGGCACTGCATGGACCTGTTCGAGAGCGAGTTGAAGCGGAGCATGAAACATGGCTTCTCATTGGCATTATTAATGTTAGACATTGATCACTTCAAAAGATATAATGACGACTTCGGTCACCTGGTCGGAGACGCGACGCTCCGGGAAGTGGCCGCGGTGCTGCGGTCGAACTTGAGAAAAGTCGACATCGTGGCGCGTTACGGCGGGGAAGAATTTTTAGTGATCATTCCGGAAACAGGCGCGCGCGGCGCGCTGGAAGCTGCCGAGCGTATCCGTTCGAGCATTGCGCGGCATACCTTTAAAGTCTATGATGTCGTGACCAAAGTAACCGTGAGCGCGGGCGTGGCTGTTTACCCGCAGGGGACCGAAAAAATGCCGGTAAATTCCGAGCCGGGGACCCTGATGCGGGAATTGATCCACCAGTCGGATCTGGCGCTTTACCGCGCCAAAGAAGAAGGCCGGAACCGGGTTGTCCGTTACCAGGATTTATAA
- a CDS encoding sensor domain-containing diguanylate cyclase, translating to MGYTTRKQISFVVSLLAAFFFTHQIIYSLSFLGTTVYPEIYLRRSILSLVGFLFPIIGGWIAFQLIGGVLFACFALIMVIFVYSVAQTAVVVWLPVLYAGFCLLLYRIDEYFDNQIAGLLVDREKYQNEKNDLDVAYKTKGEGISILFEKYSTYYNLRKLAEELATTLSVSQLSKIVVDRAAEFIPRGDIVILVLADAEGKNLSVMASKALRKTANVADKQGDLFDQWSIRNRKRFIVMDSHQDFRFDVSQTSRQQNIRSIVIAPIFYEGKVIGALRINSRQPETFSNDDLRLLDAIAVLSSSAISNAMLYEKTEELAIRDSLTGLYLRRYLYDRLKQEHSRALLTNRPLSILMCDIDHFKDCNDKYGHGGGDLMLIRFADILREICENAVVGRYGGEEFLVILPEYSQDEAAKLAEKIRAQVEAQPFVLRREQLQMTVSVGVSNMPLDTLDWEMLIQKADKALYAAKKAGRNRICLSAS from the coding sequence ATGGGTTATACGACCCGTAAACAGATAAGCTTCGTTGTTTCGCTCCTCGCCGCTTTTTTCTTCACTCACCAGATTATCTATTCGCTTTCCTTCCTCGGCACCACGGTCTATCCGGAAATCTACCTGAGGCGCAGCATCCTGAGCCTCGTGGGTTTCCTTTTTCCCATCATCGGCGGATGGATCGCGTTCCAGCTGATCGGGGGGGTGCTGTTCGCGTGCTTTGCGCTAATCATGGTGATCTTCGTTTACAGCGTGGCCCAGACCGCGGTCGTGGTCTGGCTGCCTGTCCTGTACGCGGGCTTCTGCCTGCTGCTGTACCGCATCGACGAATACTTCGACAACCAGATCGCCGGGCTTCTCGTCGACCGCGAGAAATACCAGAACGAAAAGAATGACCTGGACGTAGCGTACAAGACCAAAGGCGAGGGCATCAGCATCCTGTTCGAGAAATATTCCACGTACTACAACCTCCGCAAGCTGGCCGAGGAACTCGCCACGACACTGTCCGTGTCGCAGCTCAGCAAGATCGTGGTGGACCGCGCCGCGGAATTTATCCCGCGCGGCGACATCGTGATCCTGGTGCTGGCCGACGCCGAGGGTAAGAACCTCTCGGTGATGGCGTCGAAAGCGCTCCGCAAAACCGCGAACGTCGCGGACAAACAGGGGGATCTGTTCGACCAATGGTCGATCCGGAACCGGAAACGTTTCATCGTGATGGATTCGCACCAGGATTTCCGCTTCGACGTGAGCCAGACCTCGCGCCAGCAGAACATCCGAAGCATCGTGATCGCCCCGATTTTCTATGAAGGCAAGGTGATCGGCGCGCTGCGCATCAACTCGCGCCAGCCGGAAACTTTTTCCAACGACGACCTGCGGCTGCTCGATGCCATTGCCGTGCTCTCGTCGTCCGCCATCTCGAACGCCATGCTCTACGAAAAAACCGAAGAGCTCGCGATCCGCGACTCGCTGACCGGCTTGTACCTGCGCCGCTATCTTTATGACCGCCTGAAGCAGGAGCATTCGCGCGCGCTGCTCACCAACCGTCCGCTCTCGATCCTGATGTGCGACATCGACCACTTCAAGGATTGCAATGACAAATACGGGCACGGGGGAGGCGACCTCATGCTCATCCGTTTTGCGGACATTCTCCGCGAAATCTGCGAGAACGCGGTCGTGGGCCGCTACGGGGGGGAAGAGTTCCTCGTGATCCTGCCGGAATATTCCCAGGACGAGGCGGCCAAGCTTGCGGAAAAAATCCGCGCGCAGGTCGAAGCCCAGCCGTTTGTCCTGCGCCGCGAGCAGCTTCAAATGACCGTTTCGGTCGGCGTTTCCAATATGCCCCTTGATACGCTGGACTGGGAAATGCTCATCCAAAAGGCCGACAAGGCGCTTTACGCGGCCAAAAAAGCGGGAAGAAATCGGATATGTTTAAGCGCATCCTGA
- the ugpC gene encoding sn-glycerol-3-phosphate ABC transporter ATP-binding protein UgpC yields the protein MATVSVRNLCKVYSNKVLAVNNVSLDIEDKEFVVFVGPSGCGKSTTLRMIAGLEEISSGQILIDNQIVNDTPAKNRDIAMVFQNYALYPHMTVYENLEFALKLRKYPKKEIERRVMEAAEILGLTEMLKRKPKELSGGERQRVAVGRAIVRKPKVFLFDEPLSNLDAKLRIQMRKEIHKLHNRLQCTMIYVTHDQVEALTLGDRIVVMKGGSILQVADPVNLYEMPQNRFVAGFIGSPPMNFLSGKLQRDSGDFYFQDKGIKLRLLPQSYSKVEPYMNKEVVLGIRPEDVYDKIFAQDARQEFTITATVDVVEPMGSEIYLYLNAGRNNFVARVSNQDTASVNQDLQVVFDMSKAHFFDPVTEKAIV from the coding sequence TTGGCCACGGTAAGCGTGAGAAATCTTTGCAAGGTGTACAGCAATAAAGTCCTCGCGGTGAACAACGTCAGCCTGGACATCGAGGACAAGGAATTCGTCGTCTTCGTCGGGCCTTCGGGCTGCGGCAAATCCACCACGCTGCGCATGATCGCGGGCTTGGAAGAAATCAGCTCGGGCCAGATCCTGATCGATAATCAGATCGTCAACGACACGCCTGCGAAAAACCGCGACATCGCGATGGTGTTTCAGAACTACGCCCTTTACCCGCACATGACCGTGTACGAGAACCTCGAGTTCGCGCTGAAGCTTCGCAAGTACCCCAAAAAGGAAATCGAGCGCCGCGTGATGGAAGCCGCGGAAATCCTCGGTCTCACGGAAATGCTCAAGCGCAAGCCGAAGGAACTCTCGGGCGGCGAGCGCCAGCGCGTGGCCGTCGGGCGCGCCATCGTCCGCAAGCCGAAAGTCTTCCTCTTCGACGAACCTCTTTCCAACCTGGACGCGAAGCTCCGCATCCAGATGCGCAAGGAAATCCACAAACTCCACAACCGCCTCCAGTGCACCATGATTTACGTGACGCACGACCAGGTGGAAGCTTTGACGCTCGGCGATCGCATCGTGGTCATGAAAGGCGGCAGCATCCTCCAGGTCGCGGACCCGGTCAACCTGTACGAGATGCCGCAGAACCGTTTCGTGGCCGGCTTCATCGGATCGCCTCCGATGAACTTCCTGAGCGGCAAACTGCAGCGCGACAGCGGCGATTTTTATTTCCAGGACAAGGGCATCAAACTGCGCCTTCTGCCGCAGTCGTATTCCAAGGTCGAGCCTTACATGAACAAAGAAGTCGTGCTCGGCATCCGTCCGGAAGACGTCTACGACAAGATCTTTGCGCAGGACGCGCGCCAGGAGTTCACCATTACCGCGACCGTCGACGTGGTCGAGCCCATGGGTTCCGAGATTTACCTTTACCTGAACGCGGGCCGGAACAACTTCGTCGCGCGGGTTTCCAACCAGGACACGGCGTCCGTCAACCAGGACCTTCAGGTGGTCTTCGACATGAGCAAGGCTCACTTTTTCGATCCCGTAACTGAAAAAGCGATTGTCTGA